Proteins co-encoded in one Metabacillus sp. KUDC1714 genomic window:
- a CDS encoding DUF3899 domain-containing protein: MLQKRTFTLFIVSLCTTILLSFFIYQKLTLLSFINISFIIAGSLLFLSLLTMTVKGGFFDGISYGFRRMFISKGQELSKKEINEMTPVSELLNFDHSPILFCGLLMTAIMLVALFIYYL; the protein is encoded by the coding sequence TTGCTCCAAAAAAGAACATTTACTCTATTTATTGTGTCTCTATGTACAACAATCTTACTTTCTTTTTTCATTTACCAAAAATTAACTTTACTATCATTCATTAATATTTCATTTATTATAGCTGGTTCTTTATTATTCTTATCACTTTTAACCATGACTGTTAAAGGTGGCTTCTTTGATGGAATTTCTTATGGATTTCGCAGAATGTTTATATCAAAGGGTCAAGAGCTATCAAAAAAGGAAATTAATGAAATGACCCCTGTCTCTGAGTTATTGAATTTCGATCATTCTCCGATTCTTTTTTGTGGTCTTCTCATGACAGCTATCATGCTAGTAGCTCTTTTTATTTACTATTTATAG
- a CDS encoding peptide ABC transporter substrate-binding protein, with translation MKRSKYFLLLALTLVLSMFLAACNGGGDTGKETDTGADEGKEATQEIKALESQAIPSMDSVMAQDTVSFTTMNNVMEGLYRLDPNQEVVPGMADGDPEVSEDGTVYTFKLRDAKWSNGDSVTANDFVYAWQRAINPENASPYGPYMMDGKIKGAAEISAAGAAKKEYDLNTLGVKAIDEKTLEVTLERPIPYFKSLMAFPTFYPQNQKFVEEQGENYAKTAENLVYNGPFVLSDWGGSTASEWTYSKNKDYWDAETVKLETVQWNVLKDSQSSANAFETGEADVTGKLSSDIVPQYEGDERLVNWLEPTIFWLKFNQKENDALKNPDIRKAIAQAINKEDYVNSVLNNGSIVANYAVPKEFAKNDETGKDFREINGDELLPYNVDEAKKAWEKGLAAIGTDTVEVRYLGDDTESAKKTAEYIKNQLETNLPGLKLKVESVPFSVRLDRENSQDYDIQLAGWGPDYLDPMTFSDLWLTGGGNNKMDYSNEKYDKLVKDAQTTLAQQPVERYDALAQAEKILLEEDAAIAPLYQRSSNVLVNEKVDGFTYHLVGPEYSFKWTSVK, from the coding sequence GTGAAAAGGTCGAAATATTTTCTACTTTTAGCTTTAACACTAGTACTCAGTATGTTCTTAGCAGCATGTAACGGTGGCGGGGATACTGGGAAAGAGACAGATACTGGTGCTGATGAAGGTAAAGAAGCAACACAAGAAATTAAAGCATTAGAATCACAAGCGATTCCATCAATGGATAGCGTTATGGCCCAAGATACAGTTAGTTTCACTACAATGAACAATGTAATGGAAGGATTATATCGTCTTGATCCTAACCAAGAAGTAGTACCTGGTATGGCTGATGGTGATCCTGAAGTTAGTGAAGACGGAACAGTCTACACATTTAAATTAAGAGATGCAAAATGGTCTAACGGCGATTCTGTAACCGCTAACGACTTTGTTTATGCTTGGCAACGAGCAATTAATCCTGAAAATGCTTCACCTTATGGTCCATACATGATGGATGGGAAAATTAAAGGTGCTGCTGAAATTTCTGCAGCTGGAGCAGCGAAAAAAGAATATGATCTTAACACTTTAGGTGTTAAGGCAATTGATGAAAAAACACTTGAAGTTACATTAGAAAGACCAATTCCTTACTTTAAATCTTTAATGGCGTTCCCAACGTTCTATCCACAAAACCAAAAGTTTGTTGAAGAGCAAGGTGAAAATTACGCAAAAACTGCGGAAAACCTAGTATATAACGGACCATTCGTTTTATCTGACTGGGGTGGAAGTACAGCATCTGAATGGACTTACTCTAAAAATAAAGATTATTGGGATGCAGAAACAGTTAAGCTAGAAACAGTTCAATGGAATGTATTGAAGGATTCACAGTCATCTGCAAATGCATTTGAAACTGGTGAAGCTGACGTTACAGGAAAACTTTCTTCTGACATTGTTCCTCAATATGAGGGTGATGAAAGATTAGTTAATTGGTTAGAGCCAACTATTTTCTGGCTTAAATTTAACCAAAAAGAAAATGATGCATTGAAAAATCCAGATATTCGTAAAGCAATTGCACAAGCAATTAACAAAGAAGATTACGTTAACAGTGTATTAAACAATGGTTCAATTGTTGCGAACTATGCTGTTCCTAAAGAATTCGCTAAAAACGATGAAACTGGGAAAGATTTCCGAGAAATTAATGGTGATGAATTATTACCTTATAATGTAGATGAAGCGAAAAAGGCTTGGGAAAAAGGCTTAGCAGCGATTGGAACAGATACAGTTGAAGTTAGATACTTAGGTGATGATACTGAAAGTGCTAAGAAAACAGCTGAATACATTAAAAACCAATTAGAAACAAATCTTCCAGGTCTAAAACTTAAAGTTGAAAGTGTACCATTTAGCGTACGTTTAGACCGTGAAAATTCTCAGGATTATGATATCCAATTAGCTGGTTGGGGTCCTGACTACTTAGATCCAATGACTTTCTCTGACTTATGGTTAACTGGCGGAGGAAACAATAAGATGGATTACTCTAATGAGAAATACGATAAGTTAGTAAAAGATGCTCAAACAACTTTAGCTCAGCAACCAGTAGAGCGTTATGATGCTCTTGCTCAAGCTGAGAAAATTTTACTTGAAGAAGACGCTGCGATTGCACCACTTTATCAACGTTCTTCAAACGTATTAGTAAATGAGAAGGTTGATGGATTCACTTACCATTTAGTAGGTCCAGAATATAGCTTTAAATGGACATCTGTAAAATAA
- the opp3b gene encoding oligopeptide ABC transporter permease, translated as MVKYLTQRIFYMIITLFLIATFTFFLMKIIPGTPFTNAGKLSETQLTIMKDKYGLDEPMPVQYMNYMVNMLKGDLGVSFQFDNVGVTEILLNSIGPSATLGFQAILFGTIFGIILGVISALKQNTWVDYSSTFIAVLGKSIPSFVFAGLLQYYIGVKLGWFPVAFWRGPEYTVLPTIALAMFPIATAARFVRTEMVEVLESDYITLAKAKGASWFDIAFKHALRNALIPVITVLGPLVVSLMTGSLVIEKIFGIPGLGEQFVKSITVNDYPVIMGTTILFAVLFVVVILIVDILYGIIDPRIRLAGGKK; from the coding sequence ATGGTGAAATACTTAACTCAACGTATATTTTATATGATCATTACTCTATTTTTAATTGCCACGTTTACATTTTTCCTCATGAAAATTATCCCTGGTACGCCTTTTACGAATGCTGGTAAATTATCTGAAACACAGCTTACGATCATGAAAGACAAGTATGGTTTAGATGAGCCAATGCCAGTTCAATATATGAACTATATGGTGAATATGTTGAAAGGAGACTTAGGTGTTTCCTTTCAATTCGATAATGTAGGTGTTACTGAAATTCTTTTAAATAGTATTGGTCCCTCGGCAACACTTGGGTTTCAAGCAATTCTATTTGGAACAATTTTTGGAATTATTTTGGGAGTTATCTCAGCGTTAAAACAAAATACATGGGTTGATTATAGCTCAACATTTATCGCAGTTTTAGGGAAATCAATACCTTCATTCGTATTTGCGGGACTATTGCAATATTATATCGGTGTAAAATTAGGTTGGTTCCCTGTTGCGTTTTGGAGAGGACCAGAATATACGGTGTTACCAACAATTGCTTTAGCGATGTTCCCGATTGCTACTGCAGCCAGATTTGTTAGAACCGAAATGGTAGAGGTGTTAGAATCTGATTACATTACCCTGGCAAAGGCAAAAGGTGCAAGCTGGTTTGATATCGCATTTAAGCATGCGCTTCGAAATGCATTAATTCCGGTTATCACTGTTTTAGGGCCGTTGGTTGTAAGTTTAATGACGGGCTCACTAGTTATTGAAAAAATATTTGGTATTCCAGGTCTTGGTGAACAATTCGTTAAATCTATTACAGTAAATGATTATCCTGTCATCATGGGTACTACTATCCTTTTTGCGGTACTATTCGTTGTTGTTATCTTAATTGTAGATATACTATATGGAATTATTGATCCGCGGATTCGATTAGCGGGAGGGAAAAAATAA
- the opp3C gene encoding oligopeptide ABC transporter permease has protein sequence MAQEKITKDLFTPAQIDANKSEEISKPSLNYWQDAWLRVRKNKGAIVSLVVLVLLTIMALVGPHINDHGYDDQNLKHNNLPPRIPVLENVSWLPFDGDLERRNGDVYNAYEQKNVDEYYWLGTDSLGRDLFTRVWKGTQVSLYIAVLAAVIDMVIGVIYGAISGFVGGRTDNILQRITEILVGIPNLVVVILMIIVLDPGILSITIALTITGWVGMARVVRAQVMKLKQQEYVLAARTLGLANGKIIWKHLLPNLAGVIIINTMFTIPNAIFFEAFLSFIGLGLQPPLASLGTLIDDGFKVLQLYPYQMIIPAVVISLIMICFNMIADGLRDALDPKMRD, from the coding sequence ATGGCACAAGAAAAAATAACAAAAGACTTGTTTACTCCCGCTCAAATAGATGCTAACAAAAGTGAAGAGATTTCAAAACCAAGTCTTAATTATTGGCAAGATGCATGGTTACGAGTGAGGAAAAATAAAGGAGCGATAGTTAGTTTAGTTGTCTTAGTCCTATTAACAATTATGGCTCTTGTAGGTCCACACATTAATGATCATGGATATGATGATCAAAATTTAAAACACAATAATTTACCACCAAGAATTCCAGTGTTAGAAAATGTTAGTTGGTTACCATTTGATGGTGATTTAGAAAGAAGAAATGGCGATGTTTACAATGCCTATGAGCAAAAGAATGTTGACGAATATTATTGGTTAGGTACTGATAGTCTAGGTCGTGATCTCTTTACACGTGTATGGAAAGGAACACAAGTTTCTTTATATATCGCTGTATTAGCTGCAGTTATAGACATGGTTATTGGTGTTATATATGGTGCGATTTCTGGTTTCGTAGGTGGACGAACAGATAATATTTTGCAACGTATTACAGAAATATTAGTTGGGATTCCAAACCTTGTTGTCGTAATCCTAATGATTATTGTATTAGATCCAGGTATTTTATCTATTACCATTGCATTAACGATTACTGGATGGGTCGGAATGGCAAGGGTAGTACGTGCTCAAGTAATGAAATTAAAGCAACAAGAATATGTTTTAGCAGCTAGAACACTGGGACTTGCAAATGGGAAAATAATTTGGAAGCATCTACTTCCCAATTTAGCAGGTGTAATTATCATTAATACGATGTTTACAATTCCAAATGCAATTTTCTTCGAAGCATTTTTAAGTTTCATTGGTTTAGGGTTACAGCCACCATTAGCTTCATTAGGTACACTTATTGATGACGGCTTTAAAGTACTTCAATTATACCCTTATCAAATGATAATTCCGGCAGTGGTTATCAGTTTAATTATGATCTGTTTTAACATGATTGCAGATGGACTACGCGATGCTTTGGATCCGAAAATGCGTGACTAA
- a CDS encoding ABC transporter ATP-binding protein, with amino-acid sequence MEKILEVKDLHISFHTFSGEVQAIRGVDFDLLKGETLAIVGESGSGKSVTTKAIMRLLPESNSEIKNGEILFEGKDLAKLSNKAMQKIRGKDISMIFQDPMTSLNPTMKIGKQIIEPIVKHQNLSKSAAKERAIDLLRLVGIPQPEARFNQYPHQFSGGMRQRVVIAIALACNPKVLIADEPTTALDVTIQAQILELMKELQKKIDTSIVFITHDLGVVANVADRVAVMYGGKIVEIGTVDEVFYNPQHPYTWGLISSMPSLDSEDEELYAIPGTPPNLLYPPKGDAFAPRNEYVMKIDLEEQPPMFKVSDTHYAATWLLHPDAPKVEPPAAVKRRQRQIPEKKEGN; translated from the coding sequence ATGGAAAAAATCTTAGAGGTTAAAGACTTGCACATTTCATTCCATACGTTTTCAGGAGAAGTACAGGCAATTCGAGGTGTCGATTTTGATTTACTCAAAGGTGAGACTTTAGCAATTGTTGGTGAATCTGGATCAGGTAAATCTGTAACAACAAAAGCGATTATGCGCTTGTTACCTGAATCAAACTCTGAAATTAAGAACGGTGAAATCCTTTTTGAAGGCAAAGATTTAGCCAAGTTATCTAATAAAGCAATGCAAAAAATCCGTGGTAAAGATATTTCAATGATTTTCCAAGATCCGATGACATCATTAAATCCCACAATGAAAATTGGAAAGCAAATCATTGAGCCGATTGTTAAGCATCAAAATTTAAGTAAGAGTGCTGCAAAAGAGCGTGCGATTGATTTGTTAAGATTAGTTGGGATTCCACAACCAGAAGCTCGTTTCAATCAATATCCACATCAATTCTCTGGTGGGATGAGACAAAGGGTCGTTATTGCCATTGCACTTGCATGTAATCCAAAGGTTTTAATTGCTGATGAGCCAACAACAGCATTGGATGTAACGATTCAAGCGCAAATTTTAGAGCTTATGAAAGAACTACAAAAAAAGATTGATACATCAATTGTTTTTATTACACATGACCTTGGTGTGGTAGCAAACGTAGCTGATCGAGTTGCGGTTATGTACGGTGGAAAAATTGTTGAGATTGGTACAGTTGACGAGGTATTCTATAATCCACAACATCCTTATACATGGGGATTAATTAGTTCAATGCCAAGTCTTGATAGTGAAGATGAAGAATTATATGCAATTCCTGGAACTCCACCAAATTTATTATATCCTCCAAAAGGTGATGCCTTCGCACCTCGTAATGAGTATGTGATGAAAATTGATTTGGAAGAGCAGCCACCAATGTTTAAAGTATCTGATACACATTATGCAGCAACATGGTTACTTCACCCTGACGCACCAAAGGTAGAACCACCTGCTGCAGTAAAGCGACGTCAACGTCAAATCCCTGAAAAAAAGGAGGGAAACTAA
- a CDS encoding ABC transporter ATP-binding protein — protein MANKEKLVEIKNLKQYFNVGKPNEVKAVDNISFDIYKGETLGLVGESGCGKSTTGRTIIRLYDATDGEVIFDGTDVHGKKSRSQLKEFNRKMQMIFQDPQASLNPRMKVSDIIAEGIDIHGLAKSKTERMNRVIELLETVGLNKEHANRYPHEFSGGQRQRIGIARALAVEPEFIIADEPISALDVSIQAQVVNLMRKLQKEKGLTYLFIAHDLSMVKYISDRIGVMYFGKLVELADANELYNNPIHPYTQSLLSAIPLPDPDYERTRVRKTYNPSMHNYKPDEEVEFREVKPGHFVMCSQIEFAQYKKQYS, from the coding sequence GTGGCGAATAAAGAAAAACTAGTAGAAATAAAAAATCTAAAACAATACTTTAACGTAGGTAAACCTAACGAAGTTAAAGCGGTTGATAATATTTCATTTGATATTTATAAAGGTGAGACGTTAGGATTAGTTGGTGAATCTGGCTGTGGAAAATCAACAACTGGAAGAACAATTATTCGTTTATATGATGCAACAGATGGTGAAGTCATATTTGATGGAACGGATGTTCATGGGAAAAAATCAAGGTCACAGCTAAAGGAATTCAACCGAAAAATGCAAATGATCTTTCAGGATCCCCAAGCATCGTTGAATCCGCGAATGAAGGTCTCAGATATTATTGCTGAAGGTATTGATATTCATGGTCTTGCTAAATCTAAAACAGAACGTATGAATCGCGTAATCGAACTTCTTGAAACAGTTGGTTTAAACAAAGAGCATGCAAATCGTTACCCACATGAGTTTAGTGGTGGACAACGTCAACGAATTGGAATTGCTCGTGCTCTTGCTGTGGAACCGGAATTTATTATTGCTGATGAACCAATCTCGGCTCTTGATGTGTCCATCCAAGCACAGGTTGTAAACTTAATGAGAAAACTTCAAAAGGAAAAAGGGCTAACTTATTTATTCATTGCCCATGACCTTTCAATGGTTAAGTACATTAGTGATCGTATTGGGGTTATGTATTTTGGAAAGCTAGTAGAGCTTGCCGATGCTAATGAACTTTACAATAATCCGATTCATCCATATACACAGTCGTTATTATCGGCAATTCCACTTCCGGATCCCGATTATGAACGCACCCGTGTTAGGAAGACATATAATCCAAGTATGCACAATTACAAGCCAGATGAAGAAGTTGAATTCCGTGAAGTGAAGCCAGGTCATTTTGTCATGTGTTCACAAATCGAATTTGCTCAATATAAAAAACAGTATTCATAA
- a CDS encoding IS110 family RNA-guided transposase, whose translation MNSNMNTKINQVSEKTLVIGIDIAKKKHYACAIDDRGRILQKPFPFIQSLDGFEQLHNMIHSLLESHEKTDVLVGFEPTGHYWMNLAAYLVENNIQFVMVNPMHVNRTKELDDNLQTKNDQKDARVIASLIRDGRFNYTRILEGTEAELRNGASFRTKMQEDIVSLKNRMIRWTDLYFPEFHHVFKSFGKNACAVLEVTPLPIDFDGKNDEELISLYKRVEGIKCLSVSKIQKLKSIAGQSIGLTEGLEMARFEMDTLLSQYKALSNQLEVLSSRLNDLAQQLTDYEYILSIPGLGENTVVELLSEIGSLRQYQHPRQLIKLAGLTLRENSSGQHKGQKKISKRGRRKLRAILFRVILPIIQHNIAFKSLYHYYTTRTVNPLKKKEAMVVLCGKLLKILHALCTKRVHFNVNHMLTDLHCLKEAA comes from the coding sequence ATGAATAGTAATATGAATACCAAAATTAATCAAGTATCTGAAAAAACACTTGTTATTGGAATAGACATTGCGAAGAAAAAACATTACGCATGCGCTATCGATGATCGTGGACGAATTTTGCAAAAACCGTTTCCGTTCATACAATCCCTTGATGGGTTTGAGCAACTACACAATATGATTCATTCTCTACTAGAATCACATGAAAAGACAGATGTCTTAGTCGGCTTTGAGCCCACAGGGCATTATTGGATGAACTTAGCTGCTTATTTAGTCGAAAATAATATTCAATTTGTCATGGTTAACCCTATGCATGTGAATAGAACGAAGGAATTAGATGATAACCTTCAAACTAAGAATGATCAAAAGGACGCTCGCGTTATCGCTTCTTTAATCCGCGATGGCCGGTTCAACTATACACGAATTTTAGAAGGGACAGAAGCCGAACTTCGTAATGGGGCGAGTTTTCGGACTAAAATGCAGGAAGACATCGTATCACTTAAGAATCGAATGATTCGGTGGACAGATCTTTATTTCCCTGAGTTCCATCATGTATTCAAAAGCTTCGGTAAAAACGCATGCGCTGTTCTCGAGGTGACACCTTTGCCAATCGATTTTGATGGGAAAAATGATGAAGAACTTATCTCACTTTACAAAAGGGTTGAAGGAATAAAGTGTCTTTCCGTTTCTAAAATACAAAAGCTAAAATCAATAGCCGGTCAGTCCATTGGTTTAACTGAGGGGCTAGAAATGGCCCGATTTGAAATGGATACATTACTTTCTCAGTACAAAGCTCTTTCAAACCAACTGGAGGTCTTATCATCAAGGTTAAATGACCTCGCTCAACAATTGACAGACTATGAGTATATTTTATCTATTCCTGGTTTAGGCGAAAATACTGTTGTTGAACTACTCTCTGAGATAGGTTCTCTTAGGCAATATCAGCACCCACGCCAATTAATTAAATTAGCGGGGCTCACGCTTAGAGAAAACTCTTCTGGCCAACACAAAGGTCAAAAGAAAATTTCCAAAAGAGGTAGGAGGAAGTTACGGGCTATATTATTTAGAGTCATCCTCCCTATAATTCAACACAACATAGCGTTTAAATCTTTGTACCATTACTATACGACTCGTACTGTCAATCCATTAAAGAAGAAAGAAGCCATGGTTGTTTTATGCGGGAAATTACTAAAAATTCTACACGCTTTGTGTACAAAACGAGTGCACTTTAATGTAAATCATATGTTAACAGATCTCCATTGCCTCAAAGAGGCAGCCTAA
- a CDS encoding putative glycoside hydrolase — protein sequence MRYYIKVQMIITIFFIYIVLLPINSHAETNLGIKQHVQNKLLLEVKTLPKPIPRFAFDSGFSFSYPDAVRGVYVTGHSAGGTTFEKLTSLVKSSDLNAMVIDIKDDYGNLTYLPEKSSPFYPISKNYIKDPKKVLKTLEKEQIYPIARVVVFKDTVLATKNPEWSFKDGEKVWKNGRGESFVNPFLQEVWDYNVNIAIEAAKLGFQEIQFDYVRFPEGFERRDDELTFNEGKYAKSDQDNVQKRVTAVTDFVSYAKEKLKPYGIKVSVDIFGYTATLPEAPGIGQNFSKISEHVDVISSMIYPSHWTSYFGIAKPDLEPYRLITEYAKLESQKLALIKNKPISRPWIQDFTASYLGKGNYQQYGKEEVEAQIKALNEQGINEFLLWNAGNTYTQGVDYTPLTK from the coding sequence ATGCGTTATTATATTAAGGTTCAAATGATCATCACAATTTTTTTCATATATATCGTCTTATTGCCAATAAATTCTCATGCAGAGACTAACTTAGGGATTAAACAACATGTACAAAACAAATTACTTCTAGAAGTTAAGACTCTTCCAAAGCCTATCCCAAGGTTTGCTTTTGATTCTGGTTTTTCCTTTTCATATCCTGATGCGGTTCGTGGTGTTTATGTAACAGGGCATTCAGCAGGGGGGACAACGTTTGAAAAACTTACTTCCTTGGTGAAAAGTTCAGATTTAAATGCAATGGTCATTGATATCAAGGATGACTATGGTAATTTAACCTACCTGCCAGAGAAGTCATCACCCTTTTATCCAATAAGTAAAAATTATATAAAAGATCCCAAAAAAGTTCTTAAAACGTTAGAAAAGGAACAAATCTATCCGATTGCTAGAGTTGTTGTTTTTAAGGATACTGTTTTAGCGACTAAAAATCCTGAATGGTCGTTTAAAGACGGGGAAAAGGTTTGGAAAAATGGCAGAGGTGAGTCATTTGTAAACCCGTTTCTACAAGAAGTTTGGGACTATAATGTAAATATAGCAATAGAGGCAGCGAAGCTTGGTTTTCAAGAAATCCAATTTGATTATGTTCGGTTTCCGGAAGGCTTTGAGCGAAGAGATGATGAATTAACGTTTAATGAAGGAAAATACGCTAAATCCGATCAAGATAATGTTCAAAAACGAGTAACAGCTGTTACAGATTTTGTCTCATATGCTAAAGAAAAATTAAAACCATATGGAATAAAAGTTTCTGTTGATATATTTGGCTATACAGCAACTCTCCCAGAAGCACCAGGAATAGGGCAAAACTTCTCTAAAATTTCTGAGCATGTAGATGTTATATCCTCAATGATTTACCCTAGTCATTGGACATCTTATTTTGGAATAGCAAAGCCTGATCTGGAACCATATCGACTGATTACAGAATATGCAAAATTAGAAAGTCAAAAACTTGCACTAATTAAAAATAAACCAATTTCCAGACCTTGGATTCAAGATTTTACTGCATCCTATTTAGGAAAAGGTAATTATCAACAATACGGGAAAGAAGAGGTTGAAGCTCAAATTAAAGCTTTAAATGAGCAAGGAATTAACGAGTTTCTTTTATGGAATGCTGGTAATACATATACACAAGGTGTTGACTATACGCCTTTAACTAAATGA
- a CDS encoding GNAT family N-acetyltransferase, producing the protein MNWYEKLNQYFPIEEMKSKAHMEALLKERADIYHKDEGKHHVMMYAELNDFIFIDYIFVSKDARGEGLGHKLLEKLKKKGKPIILEVEPVNYEDTDSEKRLKFYQREDFKHADTIGYERRSLATNEVNKMEILYWAPNDESEEHIYEAMKETYNMIHTFKDKELYGESYQPVSEVLSLDMEGKNKNIFDELS; encoded by the coding sequence ATGAACTGGTATGAGAAGTTGAATCAGTATTTTCCCATTGAAGAAATGAAATCGAAGGCACATATGGAAGCTTTACTTAAAGAAAGAGCTGACATTTATCATAAGGATGAAGGGAAACACCATGTGATGATGTATGCAGAGCTTAATGATTTTATTTTCATCGACTACATTTTTGTTTCTAAAGATGCTCGTGGTGAAGGGCTTGGCCATAAGCTTTTAGAAAAGTTAAAGAAAAAAGGGAAACCTATTATCCTGGAAGTAGAGCCTGTTAACTATGAAGACACAGATTCAGAGAAAAGATTAAAGTTTTATCAAAGAGAGGACTTTAAACATGCTGATACCATAGGCTATGAGCGGCGCTCTCTTGCTACTAATGAAGTAAACAAAATGGAAATCCTTTATTGGGCCCCAAATGATGAATCAGAAGAACATATTTATGAAGCAATGAAAGAGACGTACAACATGATCCATACCTTCAAAGATAAAGAGTTATATGGTGAGTCGTACCAGCCTGTTAGCGAAGTTTTGTCATTGGATATGGAAGGTAAAAACAAAAACATTTTCGATGAGTTAAGTTAA
- the spxA gene encoding transcriptional regulator SpxA translates to MVTLYTSPSCTSCRKAKAWLEEHDISYTERNIFSEPLTKQEIKEILRMTEDGTDEIISTRSKTFQKLNINLESMPLQDLYNLIQDNPGLLRRPIIIDEKRLQVGYNEDEIRRFLPRRVRTYQLKEAQRLVN, encoded by the coding sequence ATGGTCACATTATATACATCACCAAGCTGTACTTCATGTAGAAAAGCGAAAGCATGGTTGGAAGAACATGATATATCATACACTGAGCGAAATATTTTTTCAGAGCCATTGACGAAACAAGAAATAAAAGAAATATTAAGAATGACTGAAGATGGCACAGATGAAATTATTTCAACTCGCTCAAAGACTTTCCAAAAATTAAATATCAACCTAGAGTCAATGCCATTGCAAGATTTATATAATCTTATTCAAGATAATCCAGGTCTGCTTCGTCGACCAATTATTATTGATGAAAAAAGACTTCAGGTAGGTTATAACGAAGATGAAATTCGCCGTTTTCTTCCACGCCGTGTGCGTACTTATCAGCTTAAAGAAGCACAGCGTTTAGTTAACTAA
- a CDS encoding TerC family protein — MEQEFLLSLLVIIGIDLILGADNAVVIAMACRNLPVIQRSKAIIFGTMLAIIFRIFITLIAVYLLEIPFLQLVGGVFLMYIAYHLLTGKDDDTNNIKSHGSLWKAIKTIVIADLLMGFDNVIAVAGAAQGHMVLVALGLLISIPIIIWGSKIILTLLTKYPMLIYVGGGLLAYTAGKMITQEHQLQSIYMSHPLLAQSIPYLTTAFILFAGVLYQQIISSQVDK; from the coding sequence ATGGAACAAGAGTTTCTATTATCACTATTGGTGATCATCGGAATTGATCTAATACTTGGGGCTGATAATGCAGTAGTTATCGCAATGGCATGTCGTAATTTACCCGTTATTCAGCGAAGTAAGGCAATCATATTCGGAACTATGCTAGCAATTATCTTTCGCATCTTTATAACACTAATTGCTGTTTATTTGTTAGAAATACCTTTTTTACAGCTTGTTGGTGGAGTCTTCCTCATGTATATCGCTTATCATTTACTTACTGGCAAAGATGATGATACAAATAACATAAAAAGTCATGGATCACTTTGGAAAGCAATAAAGACAATTGTGATTGCAGATCTATTAATGGGATTTGATAATGTTATTGCAGTTGCAGGTGCAGCACAGGGGCATATGGTTTTAGTTGCTTTAGGATTATTAATCTCAATACCTATTATAATTTGGGGAAGTAAAATCATTCTTACTTTACTTACAAAATACCCAATGCTCATTTATGTTGGTGGAGGACTGCTCGCATATACTGCTGGAAAGATGATTACCCAGGAGCACCAACTTCAATCCATCTATATGTCACATCCCCTACTAGCACAAAGTATACCTTACTTAACAACAGCGTTCATTCTTTTTGCAGGTGTCTTATATCAACAAATAATAAGCTCACAAGTTGACAAGTGA